One region of Candidatus Leptovillus gracilis genomic DNA includes:
- a CDS encoding FKBP-type peptidyl-prolyl cis-trans isomerase: protein MQIGGRRQLLVPPELAFGADGGGVFPPNSSVILQIELLNVEAPPQPADVTEADYTTTDSGLQFVDLGTGSGELVAETGDSVNVDFVLWVADGLRYFTGSYQQGTPFDFSIGSGQVFPGWEEGMIGMQVGGKRLLRIPADLALGEEGYGEAIPPNSVLLMEVVLNDIRKPVVQTEVDEADFTTTDSGLKYFDIVEGTGAAPETGQTAVVHYTGWLEDGTQFDSSVDRGTPFEFVLGTGGVITGWDEGVATMRVGGKRQLIIPPDLGYGAAGSGSVIPPNATLIFEVELLDLK from the coding sequence ATGCAAATTGGCGGTCGTCGCCAACTGCTTGTCCCCCCGGAACTCGCCTTTGGCGCTGATGGCGGCGGCGTCTTCCCGCCGAATTCTTCCGTTATCCTACAAATCGAGCTGTTGAACGTCGAAGCGCCGCCACAGCCAGCAGACGTCACCGAAGCAGACTACACCACCACTGATTCTGGTTTACAATTTGTTGACCTGGGAACTGGCAGCGGCGAACTGGTCGCCGAAACCGGTGATTCAGTGAATGTAGACTTTGTTCTGTGGGTAGCCGATGGTCTCCGTTACTTTACCGGTTCTTACCAGCAAGGCACGCCGTTCGATTTTAGCATCGGCAGCGGGCAGGTGTTCCCCGGTTGGGAGGAAGGCATGATCGGTATGCAGGTTGGCGGCAAGCGCCTGCTGCGCATCCCCGCTGATCTGGCGCTGGGCGAAGAAGGGTATGGCGAAGCCATCCCTCCCAACTCTGTGCTGCTGATGGAAGTGGTGCTGAACGATATTCGTAAGCCTGTAGTACAAACCGAAGTAGACGAAGCCGACTTCACCACCACCGACAGCGGCCTGAAATACTTTGACATCGTTGAAGGTACTGGCGCAGCACCAGAGACCGGCCAAACGGCCGTTGTCCATTACACCGGCTGGCTGGAAGATGGAACCCAATTCGACAGCTCGGTGGACCGCGGCACACCCTTTGAATTTGTCCTGGGGACCGGCGGTGTCATTACCGGTTGGGACGAAGGCGTGGCTACCATGCGCGTCGGCGGCAAGCGCCAACTAATCATCCCGCCCGATTTGGGTTATGGCGCGGCCGGTTCTGGCTCGGTCATTCCGCCCAACGCCACCCTGATTTTTGAAGTGGAACTACTGGACCTGAAATAA
- the hpt gene encoding hypoxanthine phosphoribosyltransferase codes for MTRFFPPEAYGELNDSISQVLFSEETIQAKVLELGQAISRDYEGCHPILVGVLKGVFPFMSDLLRAITLPVEVDFMAIASYSVEARDKGYVRLQKDLDESIAGRHVLFVEDVVDTGLTLNYLLGNLRARQPASLKVCALFSKGRRRLISVPLQYKGFDLPDKFVVGYGLDYRELYRNLPFVGLLKPTVFAPNGH; via the coding sequence ATGACCCGCTTTTTCCCCCCCGAAGCATACGGCGAACTCAACGACAGCATCAGTCAGGTGCTGTTTAGCGAAGAGACTATCCAGGCCAAAGTGCTGGAACTGGGGCAGGCCATTTCCCGCGACTATGAAGGCTGCCATCCTATCCTGGTCGGCGTCTTGAAAGGCGTGTTTCCCTTCATGTCAGACTTGCTGCGGGCCATCACCCTGCCCGTAGAAGTAGATTTTATGGCGATTGCCAGCTATTCCGTCGAAGCGCGCGACAAAGGGTATGTGCGGCTGCAAAAAGACCTGGATGAATCCATCGCCGGGCGGCACGTTTTGTTTGTGGAAGACGTGGTGGACACCGGCCTGACGCTGAACTACTTGCTGGGCAATTTACGCGCCCGCCAGCCGGCCAGCCTGAAAGTGTGCGCCCTATTCAGCAAAGGACGGCGGCGGCTTATTTCAGTGCCCCTGCAATACAAAGGCTTCGATTTGCCAGACAAATTTGTGGTGGGCTACGGCCTGGATTACCGCGAACTATACCGCAATCTGCCCTTTGTTGGGCTGCTCAAACCAACCGTCTTTGCCCCCAATGGGCATTGA
- the ychF gene encoding redox-regulated ATPase YchF, whose translation MKLGIIGLPSSGKTTIFNALTKGNAPTGQSMGGRFDVLTAVVDVLDPRVDILSAMFKPKKTTYARITYSDVAGLQKSGDEGTALSGQLLNHLSGLDGFVHVVRAFSSDLVPHADGRVDAARDLEALDTEFLLSDLSTVEKKLFKLHEGLTKGAFKENKAAAQAEASLFEQMNEALSAERPLRDLDLDEEQLKSLRGYGLLTLKPTLVVVNIGDDQDEIALTYNHRHSLVTNLRGKLEMELAQLSAEGDEESLAMFMDEYSVTELSLDKIIRLSYDLMGLQSFFTVGEDEVRAWTVERGATAVTAAGSIHTDLAKGFIRAETILYDDLIALGGMAQARAAGKLRQEGKTYVMQDGDIINVKFNI comes from the coding sequence ATGAAACTCGGCATTATTGGCCTGCCCAGTTCCGGCAAAACAACCATTTTTAACGCCCTTACCAAAGGCAACGCCCCCACCGGTCAGAGCATGGGCGGCCGTTTCGATGTGTTAACGGCCGTCGTAGACGTCCTCGATCCCCGCGTAGACATCCTCAGCGCCATGTTCAAACCGAAAAAAACCACCTACGCCCGCATCACCTACTCCGATGTGGCCGGGCTGCAAAAAAGCGGCGATGAAGGGACCGCCCTCAGCGGCCAACTGCTCAACCACCTATCTGGGCTGGACGGTTTTGTCCACGTGGTGCGCGCCTTTAGCAGCGACCTGGTTCCGCACGCCGACGGCCGTGTGGATGCCGCCCGTGATCTGGAAGCGCTGGACACCGAATTTTTGCTCAGCGATTTGAGTACAGTGGAAAAGAAGCTCTTCAAGCTGCACGAAGGGCTGACCAAAGGGGCATTCAAAGAGAACAAAGCCGCAGCTCAGGCCGAAGCCTCCCTGTTTGAGCAAATGAACGAGGCGCTGTCGGCGGAACGGCCGCTGCGCGACCTGGACCTGGACGAAGAACAGCTCAAATCGCTGCGCGGCTACGGCCTGCTCACCCTCAAACCCACCCTGGTCGTCGTCAACATCGGCGACGACCAGGACGAAATCGCCCTGACCTACAACCACCGGCACAGCCTCGTCACCAACCTACGCGGCAAGTTGGAGATGGAGCTGGCCCAACTCAGCGCCGAAGGCGACGAGGAGTCGCTGGCGATGTTCATGGACGAATACAGCGTCACCGAACTCAGCCTGGACAAAATCATCCGCCTCAGTTACGACCTGATGGGCCTGCAATCCTTCTTCACCGTCGGCGAAGACGAAGTGCGGGCGTGGACGGTGGAACGGGGGGCAACGGCCGTAACCGCCGCCGGCTCCATCCACACCGACCTCGCCAAAGGCTTCATCCGCGCCGAAACCATCCTCTACGACGATCTCATCGCCCTCGGTGGCATGGCCCAGGCCCGCGCCGCCGGCAAACTGCGCCAAGAAGGCAAAACCTACGTCATGCAAGACGGCGACATTATCAACGTCAAATTTAACATCTAG
- a CDS encoding protein kinase, with the protein MDHAHHHHDNPFFNRQRITDPAYFSGREREVEALYSAIATRQSRSVVGERKMGKSSLLTHLSCPDSLRQHGFDPGKFVFIYVDLEGMSNITYDEFWPEILDRIELALPEGQDILQEMVAELAGQAEVRFMQVRRLLRRVERAGLTVVMMLDEFESLAGNPAFSSSFYGELRSLAGELGVVYLTASKRSLYDLTYQHADTLSSPFFNIFSEVQLGLLPLSEAEGLLAQLSGLAGQRPFLPQQAADLIQLAGPHPFFLNLAGSYLYDLRREPITDDVLTETVHRRFKAEAEDHYRYLWNQLDEPEQAGLRISGTAAPDVVRRLRAKALLREMDDGRLQPFSLAFADFLGRAEPTERPSSTTSPRAAADLTGTTLGNYRVLSPVGRGGMAVVYQGYQSSLDRYVAIKVMSHQLADDQTFVERFQREAASVAQLRHQNIVQMVDFGVKRDISYMVMEFIDGETLKERLIALNNVNERLPLGEVVSTVADIAAALDYAHAYGIVHRDVKPANILLRREERLAQLTGGRPFTAVLTDFGVARMLEGVQITGTGATIGTPDYMSPEQARGQSATPASDIYALAIVLYEMLTGELPFTADTPIAMLLQHMQAMPPSVLLKAPNLPANLELVLLKGLAKDPAGRYATAGQLADELRRVTGDQT; encoded by the coding sequence ATGGATCACGCCCACCATCATCACGACAATCCCTTCTTCAACCGGCAGCGTATTACCGACCCGGCCTATTTTTCCGGCCGCGAACGGGAAGTAGAAGCGCTTTACAGCGCCATCGCCACCCGCCAGAGCCGTTCCGTCGTCGGCGAGCGCAAAATGGGCAAAAGCTCCCTGCTGACCCATCTCTCCTGCCCCGACAGCCTGCGCCAACACGGCTTTGACCCCGGCAAATTTGTCTTCATCTACGTAGATTTGGAAGGCATGTCCAACATCACCTACGACGAATTTTGGCCGGAAATTCTAGACCGGATCGAGTTGGCGCTGCCCGAAGGTCAGGACATCCTGCAAGAGATGGTAGCCGAGCTGGCCGGGCAGGCCGAGGTGCGCTTCATGCAGGTGCGCCGCCTGCTGCGCCGCGTGGAACGCGCCGGTTTAACCGTGGTGATGATGCTGGATGAATTTGAAAGCCTGGCCGGAAACCCCGCCTTTTCTTCCAGCTTTTATGGCGAACTACGCAGCCTGGCCGGTGAATTGGGCGTGGTTTACCTCACCGCCTCTAAGCGCAGCCTGTACGACCTGACTTACCAACACGCCGACACGCTCTCGTCGCCATTTTTTAACATTTTTTCCGAGGTACAGTTGGGGCTGCTGCCGCTGAGTGAAGCCGAAGGCTTGCTGGCGCAGTTATCGGGCCTGGCCGGGCAACGGCCGTTTCTCCCCCAACAAGCCGCCGACCTCATCCAGTTGGCCGGGCCGCATCCCTTCTTCCTCAACCTGGCCGGTTCTTACCTCTACGATTTACGCCGCGAGCCGATCACCGACGACGTGCTAACTGAAACCGTCCACCGCCGCTTCAAAGCCGAAGCCGAAGACCATTACCGCTACCTCTGGAATCAGCTCGACGAGCCAGAGCAGGCCGGGCTGCGCATCAGCGGCACGGCCGCGCCAGACGTGGTGCGCCGCCTGCGCGCCAAAGCGCTGCTGCGCGAGATGGACGACGGCCGTCTGCAACCTTTCTCCCTCGCCTTTGCCGATTTTCTGGGGCGGGCTGAACCCACGGAACGGCCGTCATCCACCACCAGCCCGCGCGCCGCCGCCGACCTTACCGGGACCACATTGGGCAATTACCGCGTCCTCTCCCCTGTCGGGCGCGGTGGTATGGCCGTCGTCTACCAGGGCTACCAATCCTCGCTGGACCGCTATGTCGCCATTAAAGTGATGTCCCACCAACTGGCCGACGACCAGACCTTTGTCGAGCGATTCCAACGCGAGGCGGCCAGCGTGGCCCAACTGCGCCATCAAAACATCGTGCAGATGGTGGATTTTGGCGTTAAGCGCGACATTTCCTATATGGTCATGGAGTTTATTGATGGCGAGACCCTCAAAGAGCGCCTGATAGCCCTGAACAATGTTAACGAGCGCTTGCCGCTGGGCGAAGTGGTTAGCACGGTGGCGGATATTGCCGCCGCCCTGGATTACGCCCACGCCTATGGCATTGTCCACCGCGACGTGAAGCCGGCTAACATCTTGCTGCGCCGCGAAGAGCGCCTGGCGCAGTTGACCGGCGGACGGCCGTTTACGGCCGTTCTCACCGATTTTGGCGTCGCGCGCATGTTGGAAGGGGTGCAAATCACCGGGACCGGCGCCACCATCGGCACGCCCGACTATATGTCGCCAGAACAGGCCCGGGGCCAATCGGCCACGCCCGCGTCCGACATTTATGCCCTGGCGATTGTCCTCTACGAAATGCTCACCGGCGAACTGCCCTTCACCGCCGACACGCCCATCGCCATGCTGCTGCAACATATGCAGGCCATGCCCCCCTCTGTGCTGTTGAAAGCGCCCAATTTACCGGCCAACCTGGAATTGGTCCTGCTGAAAGGTCTGGCTAAGGACCCGGCCGGCCGTTACGCCACCGCCGGACAGCTCGCCGACGAGCTGCGCCGCGTGACTGGAGACCAGACGTGA